The Desulfonatronum lacustre DSM 10312 region CCAGTTCCTCCTGGGTGTAACCAAGCATCTCCGAGTAATGGCGGCTCATGGTCAGGTCCGTGAGGTTGTTCAATTCCGAAAAGATGGACACCCGGCTGAACTTGGACACCCCGGTGATGAACACGAAACGCAGAACGTCGGCCACGTTGTTTTCCTTGATCACCCCGAAAAACTGTTTCAGTTTGTCACGGTTGCCCTTGGCAATGTCCAGTTCCACCTCGCCCCTGCCCAGGTGATCAATGAGCGGCTTGTCGTATTCATCGACAAGGATCGCGACTTTTTGGCCGGTCTTTTGATGCAGGGCGATGATCAACTCCATGAACTGCCCTTTGAGCATCGTTGTCTGAATCGATATCTCGTTGGCCCCCGCGACCAGGCCGATGTGCTCTTGCAGGCTGGCCATCAATATTTCCGGCGTCTCGTGGCTGATCCCGTTGAAATCCAGCAGGATCACCGGATGCTCGCGCCACTCCCACTCCCCGTGTTCCGCGATCCACAAGCCCTCGAACAACTCCCGTCGGCCCTCGAACAGACAGCGCAACGTGGACACGGTCAGGGACTTGCCGAAACGCCGGGGCCGGGACAGGAAGTAGTATTCGCCCCGGCTGGCCATCTGGTGGATCCATCGGGTCTTGTCCACGTACAGATCCTTGTTTTCGCGGATGCTTTCAAAGGAAGATTTGCCGACGGGCAGATTGGGCAGTCTGGACATGAAGGGCTCCTGTGACGTTTCGGGGCACCACGATGGACAGTTCGTTTTTCGAATGGGCCGTGAAGAGGACGATACCATCGTTTTCGAGTCAATCATTGATCTCCGTGCGTGAACATGCCAGATTTGAGCGTCATTGTGAACGTCGGCATTCCGGTCGAAAATGGCTGATCACGCCAGGAGGGAGGTGTCCATGGAACCGGAACAGACCATCGAATCCTTGCGCGCGGAGTTGGAGGCGGCGCGGGCGCGGATCGTGGAGTTGGAGGAGAAAATTGGAGGGTGCGCGACCGGTGGGAAATGCCGAGCGTTGCTCCTTGAGAGTCCCGCGCTGGCCTACCAATCCCTGGACGAGGACGGCAGGGTTGTGGATGTGAATGCGGCTTGGCTCAATTTGTTGGGGCATGAGCGCCGGGATGTCCTCGGGCGGTTGTTCAGCGATTTTCTGGCCGAGGAACACCGAGCCGTGTTTCAGGAGAATTTTGTCCGGCTCAAGGCTTCCGGCGCAACGCGCAACATCGAATACGACCTGGTCCACAAGGACGGATCGTTGCGGCACGTTTTTCTGGACGGCTGCATTTCCAGCGATGAACGGCAGCGATTCCAATGCACGCACTGCCTCCTGCGGGACATCACCGGCCAGAAAAGGATCGAAAGCGAATTGCTGTCCGTGGATCAGCAGCGTCGGATTATTCTGGACTCGGTTCCGGCTCTCATCTGGGCCAAAGATATGAAGGGGCGCATTCTGATGGCCAACAAGGCCCTCCTGGCGGCCATCGGGCTGGAGGAAGACGAGGTTGTCGGCAGGACAACCCACGACATATTCCCCCGTGAAATCGCGGATGCGCATGTCCTTGTGGACCGGCGGATCCTGGCCAGCGGAAAGCCTGATCTGGGTGTGGAGGAGCCATTCGTCACCAGTACCGGTGAAATGGGCTGGTGCATTTCAGACAAAATGCCTCTGCGCGACCTTCAGGGAAAAATCGTTGGAACTCTGGGCTTTTCCAGGGATATTACGAATCTGAAAATCTCTCAGCAAGCGCACATCAAAAGCGAGACGATCCGCAGCGGCCTGTTCGAGAACATGTCCAGCGGCGCGGTTATCTATTCTGTGTGGGGCGACGGGACCAGGGCCGCGGACTACGTCATCATCGACTACAATGCCGCCGGGCTGCGAATGGAGAACAAACCCAAGGAAAAGGTGATCGGTAAATCCCTCGAAGAGCTGTATCCGGGCATAGACGCCTCCCCCCTGGTGGGTAGGTTGCACCATGTCTGGAGCACGGGGGAGACCGCTTTTGTCCCCGCCTTCCTGTACCGGCGTGAACAGGAACCCAGCGGCTTCTGGTACGAAATCCGGATTTTCAGGCTGCCTTCCGGTGAAATCGTGGCCATCTACGACAACGTGACCGCCAGGGTCGAGGCGGAGCAGGCCTTACGGGAACGGGAAAAGCTGCTGCGCATGGTCGTGGAGAATGTCCGGGACGGCATCAACGTGTTGGACCTGAAAACCCGACGGTATATCCTGATGAGTCCCTCCCAGATAGCGCTAACCGGATACACCAGCGAGGAATTCCTAAATATTTCCGCTAATGAAGGCTATGCGAGGGTGCACCCCGAGGACCGGTATATTGCGATCAACCTGCATCGGCTGATTGCCGCCGGCGAGAACGACCTTGGCCTTGTGGAGTACCGCTGGAAGGTCAAGAGCGGGGAATACCGGTGGTTCAACGACAGCCGCAGGCTGATTCGGGACGAGCACGGCCGCCCCGTGGCCCTGGTCGGAGTCAGCCGGGACATTACCGATCGCAAGCAGATGGAGCTGGAACTGGAACGGACACGGCAGGAGTTGCGGAAGCTCTCCGAGCAGTTGATCCTGGCCCAGGAGGAGGAACGCAAACGGATCAGCCAGGAACTGCACGACGGCGTCCTGACCGACATCCTGGCCTTGAAGGTAAACCTGGAGACTGCCCGGATCGCCCTGAAGCGCCGGGGCGACGTCCCTGACGTGCCCGGGCTCAATGCCGCGGTACATTCCCTAGCCGCAATCGCGGAGGAGGTCCGACGGATCGTGCAGGGCATGCGGCCCATGGCCCTGGATGAACTGGGGCTGAAGGATGCCCTGGAGGGACTGACCAGCTTTTTTCAGAAGCGTCTGCCTGATGTGGGTGTGGAGTTCCGGTTTGAAAAATGGGCAACTCTGACTGTGCCTGAGGCCCAGTCCGTGGTCGCCTTTCGATTGATCCAGCAAGCCCTGGACAATATCGCTTCCCATGCCCAGGGGGCGCGGAGGGTCGGCGTTATAGTCCTGGCTGACGCCGATGGACTGAGGGTTGAGGTGTCCGATGACGGGTGTGGGTTTGACGTGGGCCGACTCCGGTTCTCGCCGGACCATGACGGGGGGCTCGGACTGCGGGGAATGCGCAAGCGGGTGGAAATGGTCGGCGGGAAACTGGGCATCGAGTCCGCGGCCGGGCAGGGCACGACAATCAGGGCATGGCTGCCGCTGTCGGATTAAGGGACAAAATTGGAAGCGAGATCAACCTCCTAAAGCACCAACTCCGAAGCCATCTCCGCCTTGATCACCTGCAACATGGCCCGCATTTTGGCCCGATCATCCGCGCCGAGCTTTCTCATGGCGTTGTGGCGATGCTTTTCCACGGTTTTGATGTGTAGGTCCATTTTTTTGGCGATTTCCGAATTCTTCAACCCATTGACGGCAAACCCAAGCACCTCCTGCTCCCGATCCGACAGTGCATCTCGCCATGAAGGGACGCTCCGCACCGACGAGTTGCTCAGAATCATGCGTTTGACCAGCACGTGGAGCATGGACGTGCTGAGGTAAAACTTGCCGTCCAGCACGTTGCGCAAGGCAAAAAGCATTTCCTCGGCCGGGTCCGCCTTGACCACATAGCCATTGGCCCCGAAACGAATAGCCTTGAGCACGTATTCCTCCACGCGATGCACGGTCAGGACCATGATCCTGGCCTGCTCGTCCTTCCTCAGAAGTTTCTGGATCAAAACAAAGCCATTCACTTCCTGCAAGGACAGGTCCACAATCACCGCACCGAACTTCCGGCGCTGATAGACGTCCAGGGCATCCTGGACCCCGCGGGTCTGGACCACGGAAAAGCCGTCCTGCTCCAAAAGCCCCGTCATTCCTATCCGAAAAACGTCGTGGTCGTCGACAATGAGGATGGGCTTGGTGGGCGTGTTCACTGACTGGAATTGTCCGTCCGAAAAGAGAGGTTCCATTTGGTACTTCTAACCCAAATACTTGCACCTCGTAAATCTTATCTTCATCATCACAAAAACCCTACACAGGTGAAAAACAAGGTGCCGTGAAGTCAATGTTTTCAGGGTCGATCCGCACTGCAAACCCTACCACAACCCCTATTGCGATTCTGATTTTGCGGGTTTTTCCGTCTCTTTTTGCGACGGCCAAGGGTTGAAATATGCCGCTCATGTGGGAATACCATAGATATAGAGGTGCCGCGTGTTCGTCGTCTTTCCGGTGTCCGGATGGACCGACGATGCCCGGGACAACACTCCTTGCCGATACGATCTGGAATGAATCGACAAAGCAACGGCTCGGATATCATGCGCAATATTACCATTCGACACAAGCTGTTGATCCTGATCACCCTGCTGACCATTGTGCTGGTGTATTTCGGGACCAGGGAACTGCAAACAAAGACGGCCCTGAACCGGGAAGTGGCCACGTTGCGGGTCTTGATCGAGCTGCAATCCCTGGCCGGGCTGGTGATTCACGAGTTGCAGCGTGAGCGAGGCATGAGTTCCGGGTATTTGGGGGCCAGGGGAGTGCTGTTCACCGAGCAATTGGCGCTTCAACACGCAAGAACGGACAGACAGCGGGCCCAACTGGCTCACTGGTTCATGGAGGTCTATCCAGGAGCGATTCCGTCTGAAATTGACGAGCACCTGGAACAGATTCGAGAGAAGATCATTGGGTTGGAGGATATTCGAGCCAAAGTTTTGGCATTGGAAACGAATGTTGACACCGTTGTCCAGTACTACTCCCAGTTGATCGAGATCCTCATCCAGGCTTCCTATTCCTTCAACGGATTCAGTTCCGACGCCCGATTGGCCTTGCTGGGGCGAGCCTACTCGGTGTTTCTGAGCACCAAAGAGCTGGCCGGTCTGGAGCGGGCTTTGGGATCCAACGCCCTGGCCGAAGGGCGATTTCTTCCAGGCAGGAAGACGCATTTCACCACGTTGATCGAACAGCAGAAATACGGCTTTGCGCTTTTTCTGAGCATGGTTCCGGAGGACGCCCGCCGGCTGTACCTGGAAACGGAACAGTCTCCCGCCGCCCTGGCTGTAGACGCCCTGCGGGCGCAACTGCTCAACCCTTCGGTGCATGGCATGGGGTTTTCACCGCTGCGCTGGTTCGACATCATCACCGACAAAATTGACCACTTGCAACGGGTGGAACTGGAGCTGTCCGTCAAAATGGACGAACGGGTCTGCAAGCTCCAAGAAGAAACCCAGGCAGCGCTGAAACAGTTATGGACCCTGTTGGCCGCGGCTTTGTTCGCCTACCTGTTGCTGACCCTGACCATCTTCCGGAGCATAGTCCGTCCGCTCTCCCTCCTGGTCGACTATGCCCGTGATATTTCCGCCGGTCGACTGGATCGAAAGCTCAATCTCCAAGGCCAGGACGAGATCGGTCAATTGGGGGAGGCCATGCAGCAACTGGTCGCGGATCTGCAAACGAACATCCAGAAGGCTGAAAGCCGCGGGCAAGAGGCGCACAGGCTTTCCGAAGCCCGCCTGGAAGCCGCCCGGCAGCTTGAAACAGCCCTGGCCCTGGCCGAAGACGCACGGGACAACCTTTCGGCCATCCTCGCTTCGGTCAACGACGGCATCGTGGTCACGGACAGGGAAAACCGGATTCTGTTGATGAACAGGGCTGCGGAAGAGGTTCTGGGCGTCGAATACGAAAAAGTCAGGAATCAGCCCATCCATTACGCCATCCAGGACGGAACCCTGCGCGACAGCTTCAAGAACTGCCTGGTCAAGGCTCAAAGGCTGGCCTCCTATACGTTCGACTTTTCGTGCGCCCAATCTGAACACTCGACCTGCGAACAAGTTTTCCAGGCTCGGACCTCCGTAAACCACGACACCCAGGGCAATCAGACCGGAATCGTGACCATTATCCAGGACGTGACCAGAGAACGAGCCTTGGATCAGATAAAGAACGACTTCATCTCAACCGCGGCCCACGAGCTGCGGACCCCGCTGACCTCCATTCAAGGTTTTTCGGAAATTCTGCTTGCCCGCAAGCACTTGTCCGAGGCGGAGCGTAAGGAGTTTCTCATCTATATCAACGACCAGGCCGTATTACTGGGCCGATTGATCAGCGACCTGATGGACATTTCCCGCATCGAGTCCGGTCTGAGTTTTTCCCTGAACAAGAAGGAACAAGACCTTCGTCAGCTTTTGCGGCAAAAGCTGAAGGCATTTCGCGCCGGCCTGTCCAGACATGAACTTTCCGCCGCTATTCCGGATGAACCCTGCATCACGTCGGTGGATGGGGACAAATTTCTTCAAGTATTGGAAAATATTCTGAGCAATGCCTCAAAATACTCTCCGGATGGCGGAACCATCCACGTTGCCATGCAGTGCTCGGAAACCGAAGTGGCCATCACCGTCACGGACCAGGGTCTAGGCATGACTCCGGAACAAGTCTCCCGAATTTTCGAAAAATTCTATCGGGCCGACACTTCGGATTCCGGCATTCCCGGGACCGGCTTGGGCATGGGCATTGCCAAGCACATCATGGACGCCCATGACGGTGAAATCCATATCCAAAGCGAAATCGGACAGGGCACCACGGTGCGGCTGACTCTGCCCCGCCCGAAGCAGCGCAAGAAAGGCTCGTGAACTGTGACGCGCTTGTCGTGTTCACCAGGAAGGATAGGCAAGGAGATGGAAATGTTGCAAAAATCCTCCGACGACCGTGAGCAGCTCTTGCGATATGCCCAGGATCTGGCCGTAATCGTCAGACGGGAGAAGGAAAAGAACGCGGCGTTGCTGAAGATTGTTGGTGATCTGGAGGAAGCCAGGCAAAAACTGCTTCTGGAAATCGAACAGCGCACGGCCTTGCAGCGAGAGTTGGAGCAGGCCAAGGAGGCGGCAGAAGAGGCCAGTCAGTTCAAGACGGACTTTATGAACAACATGAGCCATGAGCTGCGCACACCTTTGAACGGGATCATGGGCATGTGCTCGCTTCTGGAAATGACCTCGTTGGACGCTGAACAGCGCGATTTTCTGGCCTTGCTGAAAAAGTCGGCCCGGCGACAGCTCCGGCTGGTGGACGCTCTGCTCAACGTCGATCTCCTTAACAGCGACGCCCTACAACTTGAGCTGGAAGAGTTCGACCTGGCCCAGGCCGTCAGGACGACGCTGGCTCCCTTGCGGGACATTGCCGATTCCAAGGGCTTGAACTTCAAAATAGACCTGGACAAGGCCCTTCCGAAAATCGTGAGTCAGGACAGGACCTATCTGATGCAGGCCGTGTTCAATCTGGTGGACAACGCGGTCAAGTTCACGGCCCAAGGCGAAATCCGCGTGGCTGTAGAGGTTGAAAGTCGTTCCAATGGCCACTGCTTGATACGGTTCACGGTGCGGGATACGGGGATCGGGATATCTGAAGCGTCCGTAGGTAAAATATTTCGAAGTTTCGTCCAAGCGGAGCGCTCCTATACGAGATCCTTTGAAGGGGCCGGACTGGGCCTGTCCATTGCTCGGAAAATTTTGGAGAAAATGGGCTCGGAAATCCAGGTCGATTCCGAGCCCGGACGGGGAAGCACCTTCTCTTTCTCCCTGAACGTTCCGCTTGGAAAGGCGGACCGAAGTGATCGCCCCCCATGTGACGCCCAACTCCTCCCGTCTCTGCGTATCCTCGTGGTTGAGGACGAAGCCGTGAACCGATTCCTGGCCTCCCACTTTTTGACCAATAAAGGACATGCGGTCACCCAGGCGATCAATGGCCGGGAAGCTGTAACCTTCTGCCAGGAGCAGGGCTTCGACCTGATCCTGATGGACATCTCCATGCCGGTCATGGACGGGCTGCAAGCCACCCAGGCCATCCGCGAATCCCGTGACTTCATGGTCCGTCCGGACATTCCGATCATCGCCCTGACCGGGCATGTCTTGCCCGGGGATCGCGAACGCTTCCTGGCCTCGGGCATGGACGGTTACCTGGGAAAGCCCATCGACGTGCCGCTCCTGTTTGAGGAAATCAATGCCGTGATGCGCAAATGCTTTTCCATGGCGCGAGCTTGACCCGCGGATGTCGTCTCAACACTCGAAACCAGTCTTTATCGTACCAAATGCCGCCATGCTCATCTTCTGAAACCATCTTTTTCGCCACCGGGCTGAGCATGAGCATTGATCGCCACACCATGGAAATCCACTGCGGGCGGATTGCCGTGCAAAGCCAACCGGACCTGGGGATATCGGCCATCCCGCAGCTGCAGAAGATGTAACCGAGAGCAATAGCAAACCAAACGGAGCAACCATGAAAAAAATCCTCATCGTGGACGACCAGCCCGAGGTCCGTCGACTCGTGGACGTCACCTTGCGGTTTGACGAATACCAGATTTTGCAAGCCGCAAATGGCGAAGCGGGCGTGGCCATGGCCCAGGAACACAAGCCGAATTTGATCATCATGGACGTGATGATGCCCGGCGAAATCGATGGACTGGAAGCTACCCGCCGGATCAAGACCAATCCGAAAACAAGTGGGTGCACCGTGATAATGCTCACGGCCAAGGGACAACAGGCGGACCAAGATGCCGGACGTAAGGCCGGGGCGGACGACTACTTCATCAAGCCATTCAGTCCGTTGGACTTGATCCGCAAGGTGGAGGACGCCTTGTCATGAGAACGTTCGGGGTTGAGTGCGCTGATGGGCAACAGGGAGAATCCGTTGACTGCGCTGACCCGCAACTTTTCCGCTACGCCGAAGACCTAGCCCAAATGGCCCGGGTCGAGCGCTTCACCACCGGTGAACTGCGGCTGGCCATGGACCAACTGGCCACCTACGCCCAGGAGCTGAACGTCACGGTGCGTGAACTGAAGGATTCCAAGCGCGAACTGGAGGAATCCTATCTGGAGACCATGCACATGCTGGCCACGGCCGCGGAGTTCAAGGACGAGAACACCGGGAACCACATTTTGCGAATCGGCCGATACAGCGCTTTTCTGGCCGATAAATACGGGCTGAGCGACCATGACACGCACATTCTGCTCAACGCCGCACCCATGCATGACGTGGGCAAAATCGGCATCCCGGACCAGATACTGAACAAACCGGCCCGACTGACCGCGGAAGAGTTCGCCGTGATCACGACCCATACCCGGATCGGGGCGCGCATCCTGGGCGGCTCCAAGGCCAGGATTCTTCAGGAAGCCTCGACCATCGCCCTGCGGCATCATGAAAATTGGGACGGCAGCGGATACCCCGACGGACTGCAAGGCGAGGCCATTCCCTTATCCGGGCGGATCGTCAAGCTGGTGGACGTGTTCGACGCCCTGACCACGGACCGTCCATATAAGAACGCCTATCCGGTGGACGCAGCCCTGGAGATCATCCGCAAGGGCACGGGCACGGAGTTCGACCCGTCCCTCGTGGAACTGTTCCTGGCCCATCTGCCGGACATCCTGGCCATCAAAACCGACATGCTCCGCGACGAGACGCAAACGGATCGGCCTTATGTACCGAGCCAGAGGGACGGAGGGTGACCAGAATGGAGACATCATCCACCGCCCACCAGCAATCCATGAAATACGCCGAGGATATCTCCCGGCTCTATCACCTGGAACGCCAACGGGCCGAGGATCTGCGTCTGGGCGCACTGATGCAGAAACGTTTCCTGACTCCCGTGGAACAGGTTCCCGGTTTTTTTGCCCCTACGGCCTACGAGGCCCTGGTCTACAATGCCGCGCCCATGTCGGTTTCCGGGGATTTTTTCTGCCTCAAGCCCATGGGCGGGCAGTTGCCGGAAGATGAGGGGCCTCGGACAGAGACTGAAGCTGCCACAGGGCTGAAATCCGAAGCGGACTTGGGACATAACTTCCGGCCAGCGGGTTTTTTGCTGGCCGACAGTTGCGGACACGGTCTTTCCGCCGCGCTCATTTCCATGCGCATTTCCAGCCTGGTCCAAACCTGCCCCGCGCCCCTGTCCGCGCCGGAAGAACTGATCCGGAGCATCGACCAGGATATCTGCGGCCTGATGCCCCCGGGTCGCTTCGTGGCCGCCAGCTACGCCATCCTGCACCCGGATCGCTGCCTGCTTTCCAATGCCGGATTGCCGTTCCCCATCCATGTTCAAAACGATCGTGTCGAGGAAATCGCCGTGTCCGGGCCACCCATGGGCATGGCCTGCGGAAATGTGTTTCGATCCGTGGAGCGGGAAATCCGGCCCGGCGACCTGCTGGTGATGTTCACGGACGGCCTGACCGAAGCCGGCAACGGGGAGGATGCCCCCTACGGCGTTGACCGCCTGAAAATCTGCCTCGCCCAGCACGGACGACATCCCCTGCACGAACTCATGGCCGCCATCCTGACCGATCTGCGGGCCTATATCGGCAATCTGCCCCTGGACGACGACGTGACCGTGGCCCTCTTCCGGGCAAAAACAGATTAGCCGAACCGGTGGACAACGATGGGGGATGCATGACGATCATCTTTCGAGACAAACGGATAACCGGGGGCGATGCGGAACGCGACGTGCTGTTTGAGGACTTTGCCCGGGACATGGAAACCGGCCAATACCGAAATGAATTCCAGGACCTGTTGCTTCTGGCGCTGGTGGAGGCCGTGAACAATGCCGTGGAGCACGGCAACGGCAATGACCCGCGCAAACAGGTCCATATCCGGTATCTGGTGCGACCGGAGTTGGTTTTGGCCTCGGTCGGGGACCAGGGGGCCGGCTTTGAGCCGCGTTTTCCTGATTTACGGCGTGTGACTGGAGCACGCGGCAGGGGACTGGGCCTGATCAGGGCCAACGTTGATCACGTTTTTTTCAATCTTTCAGGAAATCACATCTTTTTTTGCAAGGGAGATCAATCAATGACCGAACACCTCGTTCAAGAGCAATGGCGAATCAGCACCTACCCCAACGGAGTCGTCCTGGTCACGGACCTGGACTTCGGCCCGGCCAAACTCTCCATCGTCAAAGGCATCGCCGAAATCCTGGACAAGGTCGGAGCTGTTCCGGACCGAACCGTCTTTCTGGATCTGAAAGGAGTCCGCATCCTGAGCAGCCTGACCTGGGGCAGCATCTTTGCCGAGGTCCAGAAGGACGCCGTTCGCCAAGTAATTCTGTTCAACGCCGGCGAGGCCATCCTCCAGACCGCGAACCAGATGGGGCTGACCACGCGCGAAGAAGAAACCTATAAAAAGATCGTCCTGCTGCCGGATGCTTCCCAGGCCATGCACCTTTTGGCGGAAAAACTGACGGAATAGTTTTCATCCGAAACGATCCGCGACATGAACCGAATCCACACAAGAGACGCAGATGCACAACAATTTCGATGACGACGAGGAACTGTTTCAGGGGTTTTTCCTGGATGTGGAGGAGAGCTTTTCGCCCCAGGTGGCCGAGGCCTTGAGTCTGGTGCGCTCCGGTCAGGTTGAGGCGGGCATCGATATGATGTTCCGGCCGCTGCACACCATCAAAGGCACCTCGACCTTCATCAATTTGAGCGACATCTCCACCTACACCCACAAGGTGGAAGACTACATGAAAGCCATCCAGTCCGGGCGTATCCCGCGTACAGACCAGGCGGTTGACTTGCTGATCCAGGCAGTGGACATGGTCTTTTCACTGTTGGACAAGGCCAAAGTCCGGGCGTCGTTGGACCAGGACGAAATCCGCCGCATGGAGGCCAGGCTGGCCGGAAACGCCTCATCTCCCGTAGAGTCAAGCGGGCCCGTCGGCTCCGAACACCTGATGGTCGAGCATGGGGAAGACAACGTTCTGATCCGGCTGCTTCTACCCCGCATCCATCTTCCCGGACATTCCGAACCGCTTTTGGCCGCTCTTCGCCAGTTGCCCAAGGGCCAGCGGGTAGTCCTGGACCTGTCAAAGGTGCGCACCATGAACTCCACCACCTGGGGCGCGATTTTCGCGGCCTCCCAGATCCTGGACATTTCGGTCACGGGCTTGACCGGGGCCTGCCGGACCACGTTCTACGCCTGGGGCTTTGAACAGCGAATCAGAGAAATTCCGCCATCCCCCCCAACCACCGGGTAAAGTGCATGCCAGCCATTGATCCGTTCACGCAAATCAATCGATGCATGGAAGAGGTCGAGGCCTCCATCCTCGAACTGGAAAAGTCCACGGGAAACAGCGCCCTGATCGAGCGCATCTGGAACGCCCTGGGCCTGAACGCGCTGCGGCTTTCCTCCCCCATGCCCGCTTCCCTGCTGGATCTGCTCAAGGACGGGGTCGTGCAGCCGGACCAGAAAACCGTGGATGTCCTTCTGGAACTCAGCGACGTGGTTCAGAGGCTGCTGCACCATGTAGCCGAGACCGTGCACGGCCCGCGTAGCCCCGAACCCTCGGCCTCCACTCGATCCGCCACGGAGGAACCGCTTGAGGAACGGTTTGAGAGTTCTCGGGAGGAAGA contains the following coding sequences:
- a CDS encoding ATP-binding protein → MTIIFRDKRITGGDAERDVLFEDFARDMETGQYRNEFQDLLLLALVEAVNNAVEHGNGNDPRKQVHIRYLVRPELVLASVGDQGAGFEPRFPDLRRVTGARGRGLGLIRANVDHVFFNLSGNHIFFCKGDQSMTEHLVQEQWRISTYPNGVVLVTDLDFGPAKLSIVKGIAEILDKVGAVPDRTVFLDLKGVRILSSLTWGSIFAEVQKDAVRQVILFNAGEAILQTANQMGLTTREEETYKKIVLLPDASQAMHLLAEKLTE
- a CDS encoding Hpt domain-containing protein yields the protein MHNNFDDDEELFQGFFLDVEESFSPQVAEALSLVRSGQVEAGIDMMFRPLHTIKGTSTFINLSDISTYTHKVEDYMKAIQSGRIPRTDQAVDLLIQAVDMVFSLLDKAKVRASLDQDEIRRMEARLAGNASSPVESSGPVGSEHLMVEHGEDNVLIRLLLPRIHLPGHSEPLLAALRQLPKGQRVVLDLSKVRTMNSTTWGAIFAASQILDISVTGLTGACRTTFYAWGFEQRIREIPPSPPTTG